One Streptomyces sp. NBC_00223 genomic window carries:
- a CDS encoding amino acid ABC transporter permease, which translates to MTDKLDKGPADTPPADPPADPPADPAAAVLPEGPAAVPYEPIRAIPVRHYGRWVSAVVVLALLAWLAYAFSQGDILWGAVRGKLLDDTVVKGAWHTVLISVCSMALGLVLGVLFAVMRLSKNPVTGGVAWLYIWFFRGTPVYVQLLMWFNLSLIFPVINLMPLYKNDTVAIMTPFVAALLGLGLNEGAYMAEIVRAGIQSVDEGQTEASQALGMTGARTMRRIVLPQAMRVIIPPTGNEFINMLKTSSLVSVVQYQELLRATSDIGSDTTAVMEMLFVASIWYLALTSVFSVGQFYLERRYARGSLRSLPLTPWQKVKSNLTTLRRPKVA; encoded by the coding sequence GTGACTGACAAGCTGGACAAGGGGCCCGCGGACACCCCGCCCGCGGACCCGCCCGCCGACCCGCCCGCCGACCCCGCGGCCGCCGTCCTGCCGGAGGGGCCGGCCGCGGTGCCGTACGAGCCGATCCGGGCGATACCGGTACGGCACTACGGCCGCTGGGTCAGCGCGGTCGTGGTGCTCGCCCTGCTGGCGTGGCTGGCCTACGCCTTCTCCCAGGGCGACATCCTCTGGGGCGCGGTGCGCGGCAAGCTCCTCGACGACACCGTGGTCAAGGGCGCCTGGCACACCGTGCTGATCTCGGTCTGCTCGATGGCGCTCGGCCTGGTGCTCGGTGTGCTCTTCGCGGTGATGCGGCTGTCGAAGAACCCGGTCACCGGCGGGGTCGCCTGGCTGTACATCTGGTTCTTCCGCGGCACCCCGGTGTACGTGCAGCTGCTGATGTGGTTCAACCTCTCGTTGATCTTCCCCGTGATCAACCTGATGCCGCTGTACAAGAACGACACCGTCGCCATCATGACCCCCTTCGTGGCCGCCCTGCTGGGCCTGGGCCTCAACGAGGGCGCCTACATGGCGGAGATCGTCCGGGCCGGCATCCAGTCGGTGGACGAGGGGCAGACCGAGGCGTCGCAGGCGCTGGGCATGACCGGCGCCCGGACCATGCGGCGGATCGTTCTCCCGCAGGCGATGCGGGTGATCATCCCGCCGACCGGCAACGAGTTCATCAACATGCTCAAGACGTCCTCGCTGGTGTCGGTGGTCCAGTACCAGGAGCTGTTGCGGGCGACCTCCGACATCGGCAGCGACACCACCGCGGTGATGGAGATGCTCTTTGTCGCGTCCATCTGGTATCTGGCGCTGACCAGTGTGTTCAGCGTCGGCCAGTTCTATCTGGAGCGCCGTTACGCCCGCGGTTCGCTGCGGTCGCTGCCGCTGACCCCGTGGCAGAAGGTCAAGTCCAATCTGACCACCCTGCGCCGACCGAAGGTGGCCTGA
- a CDS encoding amino acid ABC transporter ATP-binding protein gives MSVEPMVRAEAVHKSFGAAHILKGIDLEVAPREVFCLIGPSGSGKSTFLRCINHLEQINAGRLWVDGELVGYRQRGDKLHELKDREVAAKRRDIGMVFQRFNLFPHMTALENVMEGPVQVKREARAVARERAGRLLDRVGLADKAAHYPAQLSGGQQQRVAIARALAMEPKLMLFDEPTSALDPELVGDVLDVMRGLAEDGMTMIVVTHEMGFAREVGDALVFMDDGVVVESGHPRDVLGNPRHDRTKAFLSKVL, from the coding sequence ATGAGTGTCGAACCGATGGTGCGGGCCGAGGCCGTCCACAAGTCCTTCGGGGCCGCGCACATCCTCAAGGGCATCGATCTGGAGGTCGCGCCGCGCGAGGTGTTCTGCCTGATCGGCCCCTCGGGGTCGGGCAAGTCGACCTTCCTGCGGTGCATCAACCACCTGGAGCAGATCAACGCCGGCCGGCTGTGGGTCGACGGCGAACTGGTCGGCTACCGGCAGCGCGGCGACAAGCTGCACGAGCTGAAGGACCGTGAGGTCGCCGCCAAGCGCCGTGACATCGGGATGGTCTTCCAGCGCTTCAACCTCTTCCCGCACATGACCGCGCTGGAGAACGTCATGGAGGGGCCGGTCCAGGTCAAGCGGGAGGCCAGGGCGGTGGCCAGGGAGCGCGCCGGGCGGCTGCTCGACCGGGTGGGGCTGGCCGACAAGGCGGCCCACTACCCCGCGCAGCTGTCCGGCGGGCAGCAGCAGCGGGTGGCCATCGCCCGGGCGCTGGCCATGGAGCCCAAGCTGATGCTCTTCGACGAGCCGACCTCGGCGCTCGACCCCGAGCTGGTCGGCGATGTGCTCGACGTCATGCGCGGGCTCGCCGAGGACGGCATGACCATGATCGTGGTCACCCATGAGATGGGCTTCGCCCGGGAGGTGGGCGACGCGCTGGTCTTCATGGACGACGGTGTGGTCGTGGAGTCGGGCCATCCGCGCGATGTGCTGGGCAACCCCCGGCACGACCGTACGAAGGCGTTCCTTTCCAAGGTGCTGTGA
- a CDS encoding CGNR zinc finger domain-containing protein, with protein MELAYYSDYAVRLVNSEEPKRGTDTLTSVEAVRELIGAGGQSGTRVVDADVARLRAVRTRLRGVFEAADEGDEVRAVDLLNALMLEFPVSPQISGHDLPAATGRPDWHMHLADQAANAGAGFSATACMGLAFQLTSLGADRLGICEAAPCRNAYVDTSTNRSRRYCSDRCATRANVAAYRARKRLENDRSARSGRTQEAAQEATPVTER; from the coding sequence GTGGAACTGGCTTATTACTCGGACTACGCGGTGCGCCTCGTCAACAGCGAGGAGCCCAAGCGCGGCACCGACACACTGACCTCCGTCGAGGCGGTACGGGAACTCATCGGCGCCGGTGGACAGTCCGGCACCCGGGTGGTCGACGCGGACGTGGCGCGGCTGCGTGCCGTACGCACCCGGCTGCGCGGTGTCTTCGAGGCCGCCGACGAGGGCGACGAGGTCAGGGCGGTGGACCTGCTCAACGCGCTGATGCTGGAGTTCCCGGTCAGCCCGCAGATCTCCGGACACGACCTGCCGGCCGCCACCGGGCGCCCCGACTGGCACATGCATCTCGCCGACCAGGCGGCGAACGCGGGCGCGGGCTTCTCGGCCACCGCCTGCATGGGCCTGGCCTTCCAGCTCACCAGCCTGGGCGCGGACCGCCTCGGCATCTGCGAGGCCGCCCCCTGCCGCAACGCGTACGTCGACACATCGACAAACCGTTCACGCCGGTACTGCTCCGACCGCTGTGCCACGCGAGCGAACGTGGCGGCCTACCGGGCGCGCAAGCGCCTGGAGAACGACCGGTCCGCGCGCAGCGGCCGTACGCAGGAGGCCGCCCAGGAGGCCACCCCCGTCACCGAGCGCTGA
- the sodX gene encoding nickel-type superoxide dismutase maturation protease gives MREQGARLSWQLVEVTGPSMAPTLLHGDWLLIQKIRSGAELVRAGDVVVLRHPLQQDLLIVKRAVERREGGWWVLGDNTFVENDSREFGTVPDEMVLARARGRFRPPRELQRSVTGVASWAASCVRPLRADRSFSRRLRAR, from the coding sequence ATGCGGGAGCAGGGGGCCAGGCTGTCATGGCAGCTGGTCGAGGTCACTGGTCCGTCGATGGCACCCACGCTGCTGCACGGGGACTGGCTGCTGATCCAGAAGATCCGCAGCGGCGCCGAGCTGGTGCGCGCGGGAGATGTGGTGGTGCTCCGGCACCCACTGCAACAGGATCTGCTGATCGTCAAACGGGCCGTGGAACGCCGCGAGGGCGGCTGGTGGGTGCTGGGCGACAACACGTTCGTGGAGAACGACAGCCGGGAGTTCGGCACCGTGCCGGACGAGATGGTGCTGGCCCGGGCGAGAGGGCGGTTCCGGCCACCGCGTGAGCTTCAGCGCTCGGTGACGGGGGTGGCCTCCTGGGCGGCCTCCTGCGTACGGCCGCTGCGCGCGGACCGGTCGTTCTCCAGGCGCTTGCGCGCCCGGTAG
- the sodN gene encoding superoxide dismutase, Ni, protein MFTRLFAPKVKVSAHCDLPCGVYDPAQARIEAESVKAVQDKYQANEDADFRTRAIIIKEQRAELAKHHVSVLWSDYFKPPHFEKYPQLHQLVNDTLKALSAAKASNDPATGQKALDLIAEIDKIFWETKQA, encoded by the coding sequence ATGTTCACTCGCCTGTTCGCGCCCAAGGTGAAGGTCAGCGCCCACTGCGACCTGCCCTGCGGTGTCTATGACCCGGCCCAGGCCCGTATCGAGGCCGAGTCCGTCAAGGCGGTCCAGGACAAGTACCAGGCCAACGAGGACGCGGACTTCCGTACGCGTGCCATCATCATCAAGGAGCAGCGCGCGGAGCTCGCCAAGCACCACGTCTCGGTGCTGTGGAGCGACTACTTCAAGCCTCCGCACTTCGAGAAGTACCCGCAGCTGCACCAGCTGGTGAACGACACCCTCAAGGCCCTGAGTGCCGCCAAGGCCTCCAACGACCCGGCCACGGGCCAGAAGGCCCTTGACCTGATCGCGGAGATCGACAAGATCTTCTGGGAGACCAAGCAGGCCTGA
- a CDS encoding zinc-binding dehydrogenase — MFAVYAARIDAEQPLGGLELGERPEPEQRAGWTTIRVRAASLNHHDLWSLKGVGLGQESLPMILGCDAAGVDEDGNEVVVHSVIGQTGYGVSPKERRSILTEVYQGTFAERVTVPAWNVLPKPKELSFEEAACLPTAWLTAYRMLFTNSGVRPGDSVLVQGAGGGVATAVIVLAKAAGLRVYATSRDAGKRKRAEELGAHGVFEPGARLPERVDAVIETVGAATWSHSIKSLRPGGTLVISGATSGVNPPATELNRIFFLELKVVGSTMGSKDELEDLLGFCAATGVRPVIDSVLPLDRAREGFERLAAGEAFGKIVLTA, encoded by the coding sequence ATGTTTGCTGTGTATGCCGCGCGTATCGACGCCGAACAGCCGCTGGGCGGGCTTGAGCTGGGGGAGCGACCCGAGCCGGAGCAGCGGGCCGGGTGGACCACGATCCGGGTCAGGGCCGCCTCGCTGAACCACCACGACCTGTGGTCGCTCAAGGGGGTCGGCCTCGGGCAGGAGAGCCTGCCGATGATCCTCGGCTGCGACGCGGCCGGGGTGGACGAGGACGGCAACGAGGTGGTGGTGCACTCGGTGATCGGCCAGACCGGTTACGGGGTGAGCCCCAAGGAACGCCGCTCGATCCTCACCGAGGTGTACCAGGGGACGTTCGCCGAGCGGGTGACCGTACCGGCGTGGAATGTCCTGCCGAAGCCGAAGGAGCTGTCCTTCGAGGAGGCCGCCTGCCTGCCCACCGCGTGGCTGACGGCCTATCGGATGCTCTTCACCAACTCCGGCGTCCGGCCCGGGGACTCGGTGCTGGTGCAGGGCGCGGGCGGCGGGGTCGCGACGGCCGTGATCGTGCTGGCGAAGGCCGCCGGGCTGCGGGTCTACGCGACCAGCCGGGACGCGGGGAAGCGCAAGCGGGCCGAAGAGCTGGGCGCGCACGGGGTGTTCGAGCCGGGCGCCCGGCTGCCCGAGCGGGTCGACGCGGTGATCGAGACCGTGGGCGCGGCCACCTGGTCGCACTCGATCAAGTCGCTGCGGCCCGGCGGCACCCTGGTGATCTCCGGTGCCACCAGCGGCGTCAACCCGCCGGCCACCGAGCTGAACCGGATCTTCTTCCTCGAACTCAAGGTCGTCGGCTCCACGATGGGCTCCAAGGACGAGCTGGAGGACCTGCTCGGCTTCTGCGCGGCGACCGGAGTACGGCCGGTGATCGACTCGGTGCTGCCGCTGGACCGGGCCCGTGAGGGCTTCGAACGCCTCGCGGCGGGCGAGGCGTTCGGCAAGATCGTGCTGACCGCGTAG
- a CDS encoding PadR family transcriptional regulator: MAPVFAHGRLRLYLLKLLDEAPRHGYEVIRLLEERFQGLYAPSAGTVYPRLAKLEKEGLVSHSTEGGRKIYSLTDDGRAELASRADEIAGLEAEIRESVSTLAAEIREDVRGAAGDLRREVRAAAQQARTPTGDGQDARQEWREQAKQAKEESRRAKEEARDARRQAKAAHEAMDSARDEVQRIARQVQEQVQSRARTGDWQAGLREGLAELTRELGQFGSPSKSGPFGTPGPFGGGADTPAGTPWGYATTPAGDGGPAPDDGVPPSADPFRDLERLLDRFRDDIRDAARDQGVDDARLREVRRHLSSAAAAIVAALHGPAKP; this comes from the coding sequence ATGGCGCCCGTCTTCGCCCACGGCCGGCTGCGGCTCTACCTGCTCAAGCTGCTCGACGAGGCGCCGCGCCACGGCTACGAGGTGATCCGCCTGCTGGAGGAGCGCTTCCAGGGGCTGTACGCGCCCTCGGCCGGCACGGTCTACCCGCGGCTGGCCAAGCTGGAGAAGGAGGGGCTGGTCAGCCACTCCACCGAGGGCGGCCGCAAGATCTACTCCCTCACCGACGACGGCCGGGCCGAACTCGCCTCCCGCGCCGACGAGATCGCCGGGCTCGAAGCGGAGATCCGCGAGTCCGTCTCCACGCTGGCCGCCGAGATCCGCGAGGACGTGCGCGGCGCCGCGGGCGATCTGCGCCGCGAGGTGCGCGCCGCGGCCCAGCAGGCCCGTACGCCCACGGGCGACGGCCAGGACGCCCGGCAGGAGTGGAGGGAACAGGCCAAGCAGGCCAAGGAGGAGAGCCGCCGGGCGAAGGAGGAGGCCCGCGACGCGCGACGCCAGGCCAAGGCGGCCCACGAGGCCATGGACAGCGCGCGGGACGAGGTGCAGCGGATCGCCCGGCAGGTGCAGGAGCAGGTCCAGTCGCGGGCCAGGACCGGCGACTGGCAGGCCGGGCTGCGCGAGGGCCTGGCCGAACTCACCCGGGAGCTGGGCCAGTTCGGCTCGCCCTCGAAGTCCGGCCCGTTCGGCACACCCGGCCCCTTCGGCGGCGGGGCGGACACGCCGGCCGGCACCCCGTGGGGGTACGCGACGACGCCCGCCGGTGACGGCGGCCCGGCTCCCGACGACGGTGTCCCGCCCTCCGCGGACCCCTTCCGCGACCTGGAACGGCTGCTCGACCGCTTCCGCGACGACATCCGCGACGCGGCCCGCGACCAGGGCGTGGACGACGCCCGGCTGCGCGAGGTGCGCCGCCATCTGTCCTCGGCGGCGGCCGCGATCGTGGCGGCGCTGCACGGCCCGGCCAAGCCGTAG
- a CDS encoding DUF4097 family beta strand repeat-containing protein, whose product MSDTSERTVTQPEKFVFDERVDALSVRIVGGAVNVVGIEEGPSRVEITELEGPPLKVQLHGSTLTVTYDDLPWKGLLKWLDRKGWKRHAVVSLAVPQGTSVEVGVVGAGAVISGISGPTSVQGVNGDTTLVGLTGSVKASTVAGNVEAQSVSGDLRVNTVSGDLTVVEGSGSHVKADSVSGSIVLDLDPSAGADVRLTTVSGEIAIRIPEPGDARVEASTTSGPVSCAFDELQVGGQWGAKRITGRIGRGGARLKATTVSGGIALLRRPPLDDMRGDTAEDAADVPEGPRGEAQGDTPGGSPGDTPSFRKDI is encoded by the coding sequence ATGAGCGACACGTCGGAGCGGACGGTCACACAGCCGGAGAAGTTCGTCTTCGACGAGCGGGTGGACGCCCTGAGCGTGCGGATCGTCGGCGGCGCGGTCAATGTCGTCGGCATCGAGGAGGGCCCCTCCCGGGTCGAGATCACCGAGTTGGAGGGACCGCCGCTCAAGGTCCAGCTGCACGGCTCCACCCTCACCGTCACCTATGACGACCTGCCGTGGAAGGGCCTGCTGAAATGGCTCGACCGCAAGGGCTGGAAGCGGCACGCGGTGGTCTCCCTCGCGGTGCCGCAGGGCACCTCGGTGGAGGTCGGCGTGGTCGGCGCGGGCGCGGTGATCTCCGGCATCTCCGGGCCCACCAGCGTCCAGGGCGTCAACGGCGACACCACCCTGGTCGGCCTCACCGGCTCGGTGAAGGCATCCACCGTGGCGGGCAACGTGGAGGCGCAGTCCGTCTCGGGCGATCTGCGGGTCAACACCGTCTCCGGTGATCTGACCGTCGTGGAGGGCAGCGGATCGCACGTCAAGGCCGACTCGGTGAGCGGCAGCATCGTGCTCGACCTGGACCCCTCGGCGGGCGCCGACGTCCGGCTGACCACGGTCTCCGGCGAGATCGCCATCCGTATCCCCGAGCCCGGCGACGCCCGGGTGGAGGCCAGCACCACCAGCGGCCCGGTCTCCTGCGCCTTCGACGAACTCCAGGTCGGCGGCCAGTGGGGCGCCAAGCGCATCACCGGCCGGATCGGCCGCGGCGGCGCCCGGCTGAAGGCCACCACCGTCTCGGGCGGCATCGCGCTGCTGCGCAGGCCGCCGCTGGACGACATGCGGGGGGACACCGCTGAGGACGCTGCGGACGTGCCCGAAGGCCCCCGGGGGGAAGCGCAGGGGGACACGCCGGGGGGCTCGCCGGGGGACACGCCCTCGTTCCGGAAGGACATCTGA
- a CDS encoding DUF6104 family protein codes for MYFTDRGIEELADRRGEEEVSFDWLSDRLREFVDLNPEFEIPVERLATWLARLDDEDEEE; via the coding sequence TTGTACTTCACCGACCGCGGCATCGAGGAGCTGGCCGACCGGCGAGGCGAGGAGGAGGTCAGCTTCGACTGGCTCTCCGACCGGCTGCGTGAATTCGTCGACCTCAACCCGGAGTTCGAGATTCCGGTCGAGCGGCTGGCCACCTGGCTGGCCCGGCTGGACGACGAGGACGAAGAGGAGTGA
- a CDS encoding VMAP-C domain-containing protein has product MIPGGAQEEHVDATEILVPLVAEATVRIHGVEAGNPFLGSGFFVAPNWVLTCAHVVLAEGEEPVEAAARRVSVGYGEKLLKGVVEWAEPAARAVTGNWPAPDLALIRLLDHVDHPCVWLTERTAKAYSTNQVVYFGWVAGEGQVVPYNGHCTVSGQLGVGSGGILRLSNDDEMPQGMSGGPVVDLVRGEVIGVLKARRPARDGGLAVAIQQLRRLPADPGPAGDLYHRVMTAHDLHHADRHRLVPNHEFTWTDAHSEIGAATGRALTPGQRTHLLGMLAQLPPPAGTRGLLDVVTEVRGSPAQGLPLAPRAWRDGLGLLYDLRRGTVELEAVLRYAVLAAIADRADGAEEQVERALTDWARQTAAAAESLNRMFRNSLDTQSRARLRARRLISPVALSVPAGAAAAPRPRAEAQLEIIPRGWEPGRYDWRVCVVPENGEVDCVEEDFHGTGLADLPRRLAEPLAEAFRRCDEPGYVAALQLAVPGALVAFAADGWYLGTGARALGAARPMAVRRTDPPPDEDPDLAEERHGRWRTLHHRPPAPVVLDCDEAAENPVPAEEELRALPRETLPVLCRSGPAAPEALHRLTRSGYAVALWRREPVAAEHVCADFHRGTVRTVRDARTAAGLPGALARLRAAVADGVPEAYWSSGLTLLYDDPTRPLPGSDELLETP; this is encoded by the coding sequence GTGATCCCCGGGGGCGCACAGGAGGAGCACGTCGACGCCACCGAGATCCTGGTGCCCCTGGTCGCCGAGGCGACGGTACGCATTCACGGGGTGGAAGCCGGGAATCCTTTCCTGGGCAGCGGCTTCTTCGTCGCTCCCAACTGGGTGCTCACCTGCGCCCATGTGGTCCTGGCCGAAGGGGAGGAGCCCGTGGAGGCGGCGGCCCGCAGGGTGTCGGTCGGCTACGGCGAGAAGCTGCTCAAGGGCGTCGTGGAGTGGGCGGAGCCCGCCGCGCGCGCGGTCACCGGCAACTGGCCGGCCCCCGATCTGGCCCTGATCCGGCTGCTCGACCACGTCGACCACCCCTGTGTGTGGCTCACCGAGCGCACCGCCAAGGCGTACTCCACCAATCAGGTGGTGTACTTCGGCTGGGTGGCGGGCGAGGGCCAGGTCGTGCCGTACAACGGCCACTGCACGGTCAGCGGCCAGCTCGGCGTCGGCAGCGGCGGGATACTGCGGCTGAGCAACGACGACGAGATGCCCCAGGGCATGTCCGGCGGGCCCGTGGTGGACCTGGTGCGCGGCGAGGTGATCGGCGTGCTCAAGGCCAGGCGTCCGGCGCGGGACGGCGGACTCGCGGTCGCCATCCAGCAGTTACGGCGGCTGCCGGCCGATCCCGGCCCGGCCGGCGACCTCTACCACCGGGTGATGACCGCCCACGACCTCCACCACGCGGACCGCCACCGGCTGGTCCCCAACCACGAGTTCACCTGGACCGACGCGCACAGCGAGATCGGCGCCGCCACCGGCCGCGCGCTCACCCCCGGCCAGCGCACCCATCTGCTCGGCATGCTGGCCCAGTTGCCGCCCCCGGCCGGCACCCGCGGCCTGCTGGACGTCGTCACCGAGGTGCGCGGCAGCCCCGCCCAGGGCCTCCCGCTCGCCCCCCGCGCCTGGCGCGACGGCCTCGGACTGCTCTACGACCTGCGGCGCGGCACCGTCGAGCTGGAGGCGGTGCTGCGGTACGCCGTACTGGCCGCGATCGCCGACCGGGCCGACGGCGCCGAGGAGCAGGTGGAGCGGGCGCTGACCGACTGGGCCCGGCAGACCGCCGCCGCGGCCGAGAGCCTCAACCGGATGTTCCGCAACAGCCTGGACACCCAGAGCCGGGCCCGGCTGCGGGCCCGCCGGCTGATCTCCCCGGTCGCGCTGTCGGTCCCGGCCGGCGCCGCGGCCGCCCCGCGGCCCAGGGCCGAGGCGCAGTTGGAGATCATCCCGCGCGGCTGGGAGCCCGGGCGCTACGACTGGCGGGTCTGCGTCGTGCCGGAGAACGGCGAAGTGGACTGCGTGGAGGAGGACTTCCACGGCACCGGCCTGGCCGACCTGCCGCGGCGGCTGGCCGAACCGCTGGCCGAGGCGTTCCGCCGCTGCGACGAGCCGGGCTATGTCGCGGCGCTCCAACTCGCCGTCCCCGGGGCCCTGGTGGCGTTCGCCGCCGACGGCTGGTACCTGGGGACCGGAGCCCGTGCGCTGGGCGCCGCGCGCCCGATGGCGGTCCGCCGTACCGACCCGCCGCCCGACGAGGACCCCGACCTCGCCGAGGAGCGGCACGGCCGCTGGCGCACCCTCCACCACCGTCCGCCCGCCCCGGTCGTCCTGGACTGCGACGAGGCGGCCGAGAATCCGGTCCCGGCCGAGGAGGAGCTGCGGGCCCTGCCGCGCGAGACACTGCCCGTGCTGTGCCGCAGCGGCCCGGCAGCCCCCGAGGCGCTGCACCGGCTGACCCGCAGCGGGTACGCGGTCGCGCTGTGGCGCCGCGAGCCGGTCGCCGCCGAGCACGTCTGCGCGGACTTCCACCGCGGCACGGTCCGGACCGTACGGGACGCGCGCACCGCCGCCGGGCTGCCGGGCGCGCTGGCGCGGTTGCGCGCGGCGGTGGCCGACGGCGTACCGGAGGCGTACTGGTCCAGCGGCCTCACGCTGCTGTACGACGACCCGACCCGTCCGCTGCCGGGTTCCGACGAGCTGCTGGAGACCCCATGA
- a CDS encoding AAA family ATPase, which produces MTEPAPDGEWLIYRGTGEPHTGMDGLPEPPPWRDFDGGPLVEQGPGPDSSSARRLGAYRHMAEMHRPSPEELEMVNAALYLRRPLLVTGSPGTGKSTLAHAVAYELGLGRVLHWPIVSRSALQDGLYRYDAIARLQDTQIAANSGTAPPGGIGSYIRLGPLGTALLPTAKPRVLLIDELDKSDIDLPNDLLNVMEEGEFGIPELERLAEREPQVEVLTDDGARVTLQDGRIRCRAFPFVILTSNGERDFPPPLLRRCIHLELGRPDHKRLSTVVRAHLGDEAATVGDDLVKRFLERSRSELLATDQLLNAIYLTHHAAPPSRTRLAEMLIQRLDRPR; this is translated from the coding sequence GTGACCGAACCCGCCCCGGACGGCGAATGGCTCATCTACCGCGGCACCGGGGAGCCCCACACCGGGATGGACGGACTGCCCGAGCCCCCGCCCTGGCGGGACTTCGACGGCGGCCCGCTGGTCGAGCAGGGCCCGGGCCCCGACAGCTCCTCGGCCCGCCGGCTGGGCGCCTACCGGCACATGGCCGAGATGCACCGGCCCAGCCCGGAGGAGCTGGAGATGGTCAACGCGGCGCTCTATCTGCGCCGCCCGCTGCTGGTCACCGGCAGCCCCGGCACGGGCAAGAGCACGCTGGCCCACGCGGTCGCGTACGAACTCGGCCTCGGCCGGGTACTGCACTGGCCGATCGTCAGCCGCAGCGCCCTGCAGGACGGCCTCTACCGCTACGACGCCATCGCCCGTCTCCAGGACACCCAGATCGCCGCGAACTCCGGCACCGCCCCGCCCGGCGGCATCGGCAGCTACATCCGGCTGGGCCCGCTGGGCACCGCGCTGCTGCCCACCGCCAAGCCCCGGGTGCTGCTCATCGACGAGCTGGACAAGAGCGACATAGACCTCCCCAACGACCTGCTGAACGTGATGGAGGAGGGCGAGTTCGGCATCCCCGAGCTGGAGCGGCTGGCCGAACGCGAGCCGCAGGTCGAGGTGTTGACGGACGACGGCGCCCGGGTCACCCTCCAGGACGGCCGGATCCGCTGCCGGGCCTTCCCGTTCGTCATCCTCACCAGCAACGGGGAGCGGGACTTCCCGCCGCCGCTGCTGCGCCGCTGTATCCACCTGGAGCTGGGCCGCCCCGACCACAAGCGGCTGTCCACGGTGGTACGGGCGCACCTCGGCGACGAGGCGGCGACCGTCGGCGACGACCTGGTGAAGCGGTTCCTGGAACGGTCGCGCAGCGAACTCCTCGCCACGGACCAGCTGTTGAACGCGATCTATCTGACCCACCACGCGGCTCCGCCGTCCCGTACCCGGCTGGCCGAGATGCTCATCCAGCGGCTCGACCGGCCCAGGTGA